The DNA sequence TTAACAGTGGCGCATCTGACGCAATTACATTCTCGTGCGCGCGAAAACGGCGTATATTTGCGTGTTGTAAAAAACAGTTTGGCACGCCGTGCATTAACCGACACAGAATTTAAATGTGTTGATGAAAAATTAGTTGGTCCATTGATTTTAGCTTTTTCAATGGAGTTTCCGGGTGCAGCGGCGCGTTTGTGGCGCGATTTCCTGAAAGAAAATGACAAAATTAGCAAAGATATTGTTAAGTTTGTCAGTATTTCAGGTGAGCTATTGCCCGGTAGCGACTATGAGAAAGTTGCTAAATTGCCGACTAAAGACGAAGGTATTTCTATGCTTATGTCTTGTATGCTTGCACCTGTTGCGAAATTGACCCGTACTATTGACGCTGTCCGTCAAGCCAAAGAAGCGGCTTAATTTTCTTACTGTTTTTTTTTGAATTTTACTTAAGGAATTTTTAACATGGCTATCTCTAAAGAAGATATTTTAAATGCAATTTCTGAAATGAGCGTAATGGAAATTGTTGACTTGATTTCTGCGATGGAAGAGAAATTTGGCGTTACCGCTGCTGTTGCTGCTGCTCCTGCTGCTGCCGATGCTGCTCCTGCCGCAGAAGAGAAAACTGAATTTGACGTGATTTTAACTGATGCCGGTGCTAACAAAGTATCAGTCATCAAAGTTGTACGTGAATTGACCGGCTTAGGTCTGAAAGAAGCGAAAGCTGCGGTTGACGGTGCGCCTTCAACTATCAAAGAAGCAGCATCTAAAGATGAAGCTGAAAAAATGAAGAAACAATTGGAAGAAGCTGGAGCGAAAGCGGAGCTCAAATAATTGCCCTGTTGTTTCTTTATGGAGTACTGATACGAAAGTATCGGTACTCTTTCTTGTCTTCGAAAATCCTAATTGCTATGGGGATTAAACAAGTCATTATAGCAATGATGATTTATCCATTTATTTCCGTGCAATATGCACATTCCAATGCCGAGGTTGCTTGATTATGACCTATTCGTTTACCGAAAAAAAACGTATCCGTAAAAACTTCAGCAAGCGTCCAGCCGTTTTAGAAACGCCTTATTTGCTTTCTATGCAGCTGGATTCTTATAACGATTTCTTGCAACAGCATGTTGCTTCAGATCGTCGTGAGAATAAAGGTTTGCAAGAAGCTTTCAATTCAATTTTCCCTATAAAAAGTCATAATGAAATGGTTGAATTGATGTTTATCGGTTATGACCTCGGTAAACCTGAATTTGATGTGCGAGAGTGTCAATTGCGGGGAGTGACTTATGCCAGTCCGCTGCGCGCCCGTTTACGTTTGGCGATTTACGATAAGAACAGCACTAAGAAAAAGCTCAAACAAGTGATTGAGTCTGAATCGGTTTATATGGGCGAAATGCCTTTAATGACGGATAATGGCACATTTGTCATCAACGGTACTGAAAGAGTGGTGGTTTCTCAATTGCATCGCTCACCGGGGGTGTTTTTCGGTGATGATAATGGTCAAGGGCATAGCTCCGGCAAATTATTATTCAATGCGCGCATTATTCCCTATCGCGGCTCGTGGTTGGATTTTGAATTTGATGCGAAGGATTTGATTTATTGTCGTATTGACCGTCGGCGTAAATTGCCGGTGACGATTTTATTACGCGCTTTGGGCTATGATAACCAGCAAATGCTGGATATGTTCTTCGATAAACAGCATTTTACCATTACTAAAGACGACAAAATCGAGATGCAATTCGAGCCGGAAGAATTTCGCGGAGAAGTGGCTCAGTTTGATATTGTTGCTAATGGCGAAGTCTTGGTTAGCGCAGGTAAGAAGATTTCTTCTCGTTATATTCGTCAGTTAGAGGCGGCAGGAGTTAAAAAACAAGAGGTTCCTGCTGAATTTATGATTGGTCGCATTCTAGCGCAAGATTTAATTGATAAAGAGAGCGGCGAATTAATTTTGCCTGCCAATAGCGAATTAACGATTGAGCATTTGCAGCGCTTCTTTGAATTGGGAGTCAAATCATTTGATACTTTGTTCATCAATGAACATGGGCGCGGCGGTTATTTGGCTGATACGCTGCGTACCGATGAAACGACAACGGAATTAGAAGCGCGTGTCGAAATTTATCGTATGATGCGCCCTGGCGAGCCGCCGATTAAAGATGCGGCAGATACTTTGTTTGAAGGATTGTTCTTCGATGAAACACGCTATGATTTATCCCGCGTTGGGCGGATGAAGTTCAATCGCGGCTTAGGGCGCGAAGAAATAGAAGGTGCAGGAGTTTTATCGCGCGAAGATATTGTTGATGTGGTGAAAAAATTAATCGCGATAAAAGACGGTTTCGGCAACACGGATGATATCGATCATTTAGGAAATCGCCGTATCCGCTGTGTCGGGGAAATGGCAGAAAATGCTTTTCGTGTCGGTTTGGTACGTTTAGAGCGTTCTGTGCGCGAGCGTTTGAATCAGGCGGAATCCGAAGGTTGGACGCCCAAAGATTTGATTAATGCGAAACCCGTTTCGGCGGCTATTAAAGAGTTCTTCGGTTCTTCGCAGCTTTCGCAATTTATGGATCAAAACAATCCTTTATCTGAAGTTACGCATAAACGGCGGATTTCGGCTTTAGGTCCGGGCGGTTTGACACGTGAACGTGCCGGTTTTGAGGTGCGCGACGTGCATCCGACGCATTACGGTCGTTTGTGCCCGATTGAAACGCCTGAAGGTCCGAACATCGGTTTGATCAATTCATTGGCGGTATATGCAAAGACTAATGAATACGGCTTCTTAGAAACCCCTTATCGCAAAGTGATTGACGGCAAAGTAACTGAGGAAATCGTTTATTTGTCGGCAATTGACGAGGCGAATTTTGTTATTGCGCAGGCAAATGCGCAATTGAATGAAAAGGGTGAATTTGTTGACGATTTGATTTCGACGCGTTTTGAAAACGAATTTACCTTAATGCCTGCCGATCGCGTGCAGTTCATGGACGTATCGCCGAAGCAGATTGTTTCGGTAGCGGCTTCTTTGATTCCATTTCTTGAGCATGATGATGCGAACCGCGCTTTGATGGGTTCAAACATGCAACGTCAAGCGGTGCCGACTTTACGTGCGGATAAGCCTTTAGTCGGAACAGGCATGGAGCGCGTGGTAGCGAAAGATTCCGGTGTATTGGTGCGTGCGGAGCGCGGCGGTGTGATTGATTCTGTCGATTCTTCGCGGATTGTCGTCAAAGTAAACGACGATGAAGTACAAGCGGGCGGCTTAGGGGTAGATATTTATAATCTCACCAAATATACCCGTTCGAATCAAAATACCTGTATCAATCAAAAGCCTTTGGTTTTTCCGGGGGATGTGGTA is a window from the Suttonella indologenes genome containing:
- the rpoB gene encoding DNA-directed RNA polymerase subunit beta, with product MTYSFTEKKRIRKNFSKRPAVLETPYLLSMQLDSYNDFLQQHVASDRRENKGLQEAFNSIFPIKSHNEMVELMFIGYDLGKPEFDVRECQLRGVTYASPLRARLRLAIYDKNSTKKKLKQVIESESVYMGEMPLMTDNGTFVINGTERVVVSQLHRSPGVFFGDDNGQGHSSGKLLFNARIIPYRGSWLDFEFDAKDLIYCRIDRRRKLPVTILLRALGYDNQQMLDMFFDKQHFTITKDDKIEMQFEPEEFRGEVAQFDIVANGEVLVSAGKKISSRYIRQLEAAGVKKQEVPAEFMIGRILAQDLIDKESGELILPANSELTIEHLQRFFELGVKSFDTLFINEHGRGGYLADTLRTDETTTELEARVEIYRMMRPGEPPIKDAADTLFEGLFFDETRYDLSRVGRMKFNRGLGREEIEGAGVLSREDIVDVVKKLIAIKDGFGNTDDIDHLGNRRIRCVGEMAENAFRVGLVRLERSVRERLNQAESEGWTPKDLINAKPVSAAIKEFFGSSQLSQFMDQNNPLSEVTHKRRISALGPGGLTRERAGFEVRDVHPTHYGRLCPIETPEGPNIGLINSLAVYAKTNEYGFLETPYRKVIDGKVTEEIVYLSAIDEANFVIAQANAQLNEKGEFVDDLISTRFENEFTLMPADRVQFMDVSPKQIVSVAASLIPFLEHDDANRALMGSNMQRQAVPTLRADKPLVGTGMERVVAKDSGVLVRAERGGVIDSVDSSRIVVKVNDDEVQAGGLGVDIYNLTKYTRSNQNTCINQKPLVFPGDVVARGDVLADGPSTDMGELALGQNVLVAFMPWNGYNYEDSILISERVSQEDRFTTIHIEELTCVARDTKLGPEEISSDIPNVKESALAKLDATGIVHIGAEVKAGDILVGKVTPKGERSQSPEEKLLRAIFGEKASDVKDSSLRVPTGMDGTVVDVRVYTRDGVEKDERAKEIEAMEIESIAQDIKDQLRVFEKDIYDRVARLLMGQEIKKVPGRKAGAAVDQALLDEVAPEQWFDLRMKDADINEQLDTMHQLLADKRKELQDFYEEKKAKFAQGDDMAPGVLKMVKVYLAVKRRLQPGDKMAGRHGNKGVVSLVVPVEDMPYMEDGTPVDIVLNPLGVPSRMNIGQVLELHLGWAARGLGRRLGQLMDEGKSVKELRDYLHAVYNHNPECATTDLASLNDEDFLVLCQNLREGIPMATPVFDGAKEETDLRKMLELAGLPLSGQTRLYDGRTGEAFDRDVSVGYMYMLKLHHLVDDKMHARSTGPYSLVTQQPLGGRAQFGGQRFGEMEVWALEAYGAAYTLQEMLTVKSDDVEGRTKMYKNIVDGDLRIDPGLPESFNVLTKEIRALGIDIGLAQE
- the rplJ gene encoding 50S ribosomal protein L10; amino-acid sequence: MGLNLTGKQEVVAEVADVASKAYSLVATEYHGLTVAHLTQLHSRARENGVYLRVVKNSLARRALTDTEFKCVDEKLVGPLILAFSMEFPGAAARLWRDFLKENDKISKDIVKFVSISGELLPGSDYEKVAKLPTKDEGISMLMSCMLAPVAKLTRTIDAVRQAKEAA
- the rplL gene encoding 50S ribosomal protein L7/L12, with translation MAISKEDILNAISEMSVMEIVDLISAMEEKFGVTAAVAAAPAAADAAPAAEEKTEFDVILTDAGANKVSVIKVVRELTGLGLKEAKAAVDGAPSTIKEAASKDEAEKMKKQLEEAGAKAELK